Proteins co-encoded in one Leucobacter exalbidus genomic window:
- the thiL gene encoding thiamine-phosphate kinase: MNKTAGTVTVGQLGERGVLARILAQLTAAHAATLGPGDDCAVIGDRPGFDTVITTDTMIEGPDFRLPWHAGFELGWKLAATNLSDVAAMGATPTALTLSLAVPQGTEVAFLEQIAEGLDAACRTLAPGCGVVGGDLGTAPVIMAAVTALGQVAHETAVTRSGASEGDIVAYAGELGLAGLGLSLLFSHAADDGVAHSRTLNELWAEHPELLSAQLAPAPPIPLGPIAAAAGATAMMDVSDGLALDGARLARASDVALHLDGAALTTHFGTQYGLEVPVTAMLEGGEDHGLLTTFPAATALPVGFHQIGRVGHRAAGDPELLLNGTPYAARGWDPFAPIALNRRG; encoded by the coding sequence GTGAACAAGACGGCAGGCACAGTAACGGTCGGGCAACTCGGGGAGCGCGGCGTACTCGCCCGCATCCTCGCCCAACTCACGGCGGCACACGCGGCCACACTCGGCCCGGGTGATGACTGTGCCGTGATCGGTGATCGGCCGGGGTTCGACACCGTCATCACCACCGACACCATGATCGAGGGGCCCGACTTCAGGCTGCCCTGGCACGCAGGCTTTGAGCTGGGATGGAAGCTGGCGGCCACGAACCTGTCAGACGTCGCGGCGATGGGGGCGACCCCCACGGCGCTCACCCTCTCGCTCGCGGTGCCACAGGGCACCGAGGTCGCCTTCCTCGAGCAGATCGCTGAGGGGCTCGACGCGGCCTGCCGCACCCTCGCCCCCGGGTGCGGGGTAGTCGGGGGCGACCTGGGCACCGCGCCCGTCATCATGGCGGCCGTCACCGCGCTCGGCCAGGTCGCGCACGAGACGGCGGTGACCCGGTCGGGCGCCTCGGAAGGCGACATCGTGGCCTACGCCGGCGAGCTGGGCCTCGCGGGCCTCGGTCTCTCGCTACTCTTCTCGCATGCCGCAGATGACGGGGTGGCCCACTCCCGCACACTGAATGAGCTGTGGGCCGAACACCCCGAGCTGCTGTCGGCTCAGCTCGCGCCAGCCCCGCCCATTCCGCTCGGCCCGATCGCGGCGGCCGCGGGCGCCACCGCAATGATGGATGTGTCAGACGGCCTCGCGCTCGACGGGGCCAGGCTCGCGCGTGCGAGCGACGTCGCCCTGCACCTTGACGGCGCAGCGCTCACCACCCACTTCGGCACCCAGTACGGGCTCGAGGTGCCCGTCACTGCCATGCTCGAGGGCGGCGAAGATCACGGCCTGCTCACAACGTTCCCGGCAGCCACCGCGCTGCCGGTCGGGTTTCACCAGATCGGACGGGTCGGGCACCGGGCGGCGGGGGATCCGGAGCTGCTGCTCAATGGCACCCCATATGCGGCCCGGGGCTGGGATCCGTTCGCGCCTATCGCGCTTAATCGCCGGGGCTGA
- a CDS encoding DUF3515 family protein gives MKRSVFRIISAASAVAAATALLTACAGDVPLDPAPEANNPACAEVTVRLPEQVAGLDKRHTNAQATGAWGDTAAVQLVCGIEPSGPTTDTCATVNGVDWIIDESAAPIYRFEAYGREPGLAVYIDSEVVSGTDAVLDLGAVARQLPQTRQCTSVADSFDLK, from the coding sequence GTGAAACGATCAGTCTTCAGGATCATCTCCGCCGCCTCAGCGGTCGCTGCAGCCACCGCGCTGCTGACCGCGTGTGCGGGTGATGTTCCGCTCGACCCAGCCCCCGAAGCCAATAATCCGGCGTGCGCCGAGGTGACGGTGCGGTTGCCCGAACAGGTGGCGGGCCTCGATAAGCGCCACACCAACGCGCAGGCGACTGGGGCGTGGGGCGACACTGCTGCGGTGCAGCTGGTGTGCGGCATCGAGCCGAGCGGCCCGACAACCGACACCTGCGCGACTGTGAATGGTGTCGACTGGATCATCGACGAGTCGGCGGCCCCCATTTACCGTTTCGAGGCGTATGGCCGCGAGCCCGGCTTGGCCGTGTACATCGACTCAGAGGTCGTCAGTGGCACCGATGCGGTGCTCGATCTCGGTGCGGTGGCGCGCCAGCTCCCCCAGACCAGGCAGTGCACGTCGGTGGCCGACAGCTTCGACCTGAAGTAA